From a single Homalodisca vitripennis isolate AUS2020 unplaced genomic scaffold, UT_GWSS_2.1 ScUCBcl_267;HRSCAF=1843, whole genome shotgun sequence genomic region:
- the LOC124370533 gene encoding uncharacterized protein LOC124370533, translating to MGDNRKSKVGGKILHSQAREIIFNLYTFMKREAEQGPILLKQVQQRVAEATGISKTSVKRIVSEERTAPRNGPRFSTPRKTWSKKIKKTAVDDFDKTVIRRTVHEFHRIDGQRPTLKTLLPVLKEKIGFRGGIWTLRQVLKELQFKWRKSTDNRKLLIEKHEIREHRVRFIRAIKRYREEGRPIVYTDETYVHASHTKPHSWSDGSNKGLLTPISKGEYGIIVHAGNENGFIDNALLVFKSGQKSGDYHDCMNFKNYKKYLQEKLIPNLPPKTVLVIDNASYHNKQLNPAPTSNSKKAEIIQWLVNHNIPFHDKMLKTELYQIVKLNKNPHKMFEIDSILAEHGHSALRLPPYHPDLNPIEMIWSLIKNHVALKNTTFKLNDCIKLVREKVQDITKEEWAKRCQHVINIEKKYMEHEVSIDDITESFIINLEAGSSDDDSGSDSEHSSHREDSGGEMSGVEVLE from the coding sequence ATGGGTGACAACAGAAAAAGCAAGGTCGGTGGTAAAATTTTACACAGCCAAGctagagaaataatttttaacttgtacacTTTTATGAAAAGGGAAGCAGAACAAGggccaatattattaaaacaagttcaaCAGCGTGTAGCAGAGGCCACAGGAATTTCTAAAACTAGCGTAAAAAGAATTGTGAGTGAAGAAAGAACCGCGCCGAGAAATGGTCCACGTTTCTCAACTCCCAGAAAAACATggtcgaaaaaaattaaaaaaacagctgTTGACGACTTTGACAAGACTGTTATACGGCGGACTGTTCATGAATTCCACAGAATAGACGGTCAGCGACCTACCCTAAAAACTCTTCTTccggtattaaaagaaaaaatcggGTTTAGAGGAGGAATATGGACTCTGAGACAAGTTCTCAAGGAACTTCAGTTTAAATGGAGAAAATCTACAGATAACagaaaacttttaatagaaaaacacgAAATAAGAGAACACAGAGTTCGTTTTATTAGAGCTATAAAACGTTACAGAGAAGAGGGTCGACCAATTGTTTATACGGATGAGACTTATGTCCACGCTTCGCACACAAAGCCCCACTCATGGTCAGATGGCAGCAACAAAGGCCTCTTAACACCTATTTCTAAGGGCGAATATGGAATAATTGTTCACGCAGGTAATGAGAACGGATTTATCGACAATGCATTGTTGGTGTTCAAATCAGGCCAAAAGTCAGGTGACTATCAtgattgtatgaattttaaaaattacaaaaaatatctacAAGAAAAACTTATTCCAAATTTACCACCAAAAACCGTCCTTGTGATAGACAACGCATCATACCACAATAAACAACTAAACCCCGCACCTACCAGCAATTCCAAGAAAGCAGAGATAATTCAGTGGCTAGTTAACCATAACATCCCGTTCCATGACAAAATGCTTAAAACAGAACTCTATCAGATTGTGAAGCTTAATAAGAACCCGCACAAAATGTTTGAGATTGATTCCATACTTGCAGAACACGGTCACTCCGCTTTGCGCCTCCCTCCTTATCATCCCGATCTTAACCCGATAGAAATGATATGGTCACTGATAAAAAACCACGTTGCCCTGAAAAACACGACCTTCAAATTAAATGACTGCATCAAGCTAGTGAGAGAAAAAGTCCAAGATATTACAAAAGAGGAATGGGCGAAGAGATGCCAGCacgttataaatattgaaaaaaagtatatGGAACATGAAGTATCTATTGATGACATCACAGAATCTTTCATCATAAATCTAGAAGCCGGCAGTAGTGATGACGACAGTGGAAGTGACAGTGAACACTCTAGCCATAGAGAAGACAGTGGCGGTGAAATGAGTGGAGTGGAAGTGCTTGAATAA